The sequence CGGCCGGCGACCACCTCACCCGCCGGCCCGGCCCCGATCACGACGACGTCGAAGACCTCCGGGCCTGGCCCGTTCGCGACTGCGCTCATGTCACCCCGTTCGCCCTGGCTGTTGCCGAGATCGACCGTTCCACGACCGTGACCGTAAGGCCTGGGCGCCCCGCGGCGGCGCAGGCTGCCCGGGGCCTCGTCAGGTGGCGCGACGACCGTCCGGCTGGCCGCCCGGTCAGGAGGCCAGGTCGGTCATGGTGCCCGGTGCGGCGCCGTCGGGGTGGGACGGGCCGGTGCCGCCGTTGCTGGACACCCGGCTGATCGAGCTGACGACGGCGCGGCGGGCGGCGCGCAGGCTCGCCGCGGCGGTGGCCGCCGCCGAGGTCGCGGCCGACGCGACGGTGACCCCGGTGATCGGGACCGTCTCGTCCAGGTCCACCTCCGCGGGAACGGGGGGCGTCGGCTGCGGGCGGGCGGTGGCGCGCACGGACGGCAGCCGGCGGGCGTCCGGCGCCGCGCGGCGGGCGACGTCGGCCGTGGCGTCGTCGGGCGTCTCCTGGGACGCGCGCTCGGCGGCGACGCGGGCCTCGTACAGGTCGATCTCGGCGCGGGTCCGCGTCTCGTCCCACCCGAGCACCGGGGCGACCAGCGCCGCGACCGGCCCGGCGGCGGCCAGGCCCCGGTCCGCGGCCTCGAAGGAGATGCGGGTGCGGCGGGTCAGCACGTCCTCCAGCCGCAGCGCGCCCTCATGCGTCACCGCGTACAGCGCCTCGACGGCGAGATACGCCTCCGCGCCGGGCAGCGCCGCGCCCAGGCTCGGGTCCGCGACGACCAGGTCGACGAGTTCCTCGGTCAGCGTCCCGTACCGGCGTAGCAGGTGCTCGATCCGGGCGACGTGCAGGCCGGCGCGCTCGGCGAGCCGCTCGCGGGCGTTCCACAGCGCCTGGTACCCGTCGGCTCCGAGCAGCGGGGTCTTGTCGGTGCACGACGGCGGTACCACCCTGGTCAGCCCGGCGGCCGCCGCGTCCACCGCGTCCTCGGCCATCACCCGGTAGGTCGTGTACTTCCCGCCGGCGACCGTGGTGAGTCCCGGCGCGGCGGCGAGGACGGCGTGCTCGCGGGACAGCTGCGCCGTGTCCTCGGACTCGCCGGCCAGCAGCGGGCGCAGGCCGGCGTAGACCCCGACGATGTCGTCCCGGGTGAGCGGGCTGCGCAGCACCCGGTTGAGCTGGTCGAGCAGATAGTCGATGTCGGCCCGGGTCGCCGCCGGGTGGGCGAGGTCGAGCTCCCAGTCGGTGTCGGTGGTACCGATGATCCAGTGGGTGCCCCAGGGGATGACGAACAGCACGCTGCGCTCGGTGCGCAGGATCAGCCCGGTGGTGCCCTGCAGCCGGTCGCGCGGGACGACCAGATGGACGCCCTTCGACGCCCGCACGGAGACGGGCCCCCGGGCGCCGCCGAGCAGCGCGTGCAGGTCGTCGGTCCACACCCCGGTGGCGCCGATCGTCTGGCGGGCCCGGACCCGGATCTCGGCCCCGCCGGGCGACTCCAGGTCGCGCACGACCGCGCCGGTCACCCGGTCCTCCTCCCGCAGCAGCCCGACGACCGGAGCGGACGTCACGACCGCGGCGCCGTACCTGGCCGCGGTGCGGGCGACGAACATCGTGTGCCGGGCGTCGTCGACCTGCCCGTCCCAGTACTGGATCGCGCCGACGAGGGCGTCGGGCCGCAGCGCCGGGAACTCGCGCAGCGCCGCCTTGCGGGTCAGATGCCGGTGCAGCGGCAGACCGCCGGAGTGCTGTGTGCCGGGAGCTGGGCTGATCCGGGCCAGGCCCTGGCCCAGGGTGTCGTAGAGCAGCACGCCGCTGCCGATGTAGGCCCGCTCCCAGCCGTGGTGCG is a genomic window of Pseudofrankia inefficax containing:
- a CDS encoding glycerol-3-phosphate dehydrogenase/oxidase — its product is MPGTDPSDGFVPDAAAVPPIATAGGRLGPAQRAEALRRLATETFDVLVIGGGVTGAGTALDAAARGLSVALVEARDLAAGTSSRSSKLIHGGLRYLEQLNGALVREALRERTLLLETLAPHLVRPVPFLLPLTHHGWERAYIGSGVLLYDTLGQGLARISPAPGTQHSGGLPLHRHLTRKAALREFPALRPDALVGAIQYWDGQVDDARHTMFVARTAARYGAAVVTSAPVVGLLREEDRVTGAVVRDLESPGGAEIRVRARQTIGATGVWTDDLHALLGGARGPVSVRASKGVHLVVPRDRLQGTTGLILRTERSVLFVIPWGTHWIIGTTDTDWELDLAHPAATRADIDYLLDQLNRVLRSPLTRDDIVGVYAGLRPLLAGESEDTAQLSREHAVLAAAPGLTTVAGGKYTTYRVMAEDAVDAAAAGLTRVVPPSCTDKTPLLGADGYQALWNARERLAERAGLHVARIEHLLRRYGTLTEELVDLVVADPSLGAALPGAEAYLAVEALYAVTHEGALRLEDVLTRRTRISFEAADRGLAAAGPVAALVAPVLGWDETRTRAEIDLYEARVAAERASQETPDDATADVARRAAPDARRLPSVRATARPQPTPPVPAEVDLDETVPITGVTVASAATSAAATAAASLRAARRAVVSSISRVSSNGGTGPSHPDGAAPGTMTDLAS